The following DNA comes from Diadema setosum chromosome 20, eeDiaSeto1, whole genome shotgun sequence.
TGATGAAAAGTTGCTGGTGCCCTGTGGTGATAACGTGTGCTTTTACCAGGAACAACTCTGTCCACGCATTCTTCAACTGCACAGTAAGGAATAACAAGTATTTACCATCTTGCATTACAAAGTATGGCCTAACGAAAgagacaaagacaaaacaacaactctCAAACCTTAGACTTTATGCTCTTTTGAAATTAGGCTCATGTAAATATGAATTATATGTATAGGTTGCCATAAAAATATTTTAGTAGACAATTCATATGTATACTGGTAAGTGATGCAATGTGTGTAATCGATACTTTTCCTGCCGCTGCTTCAGCATGTATCACTATGTGTGTTGTGCTCCTCCGTTTTCTCTTTACCTGCAGGTGCACAACGTGTCCCGACTACCACCTCTGCCAAAACTGCTTCAGTGGAAATGCCCACATGCAGCACCCCTTCCAGTTCAGACAGGTATGTGATGGACACTGTGCACTTCACACTGTTCAGTCTTCATAAAAGTGATGCTGATAGTATGCAAGGCTTCATAGcccccatggggggggggggggggggggggaagggggggggggcagtgagGCAAAATTGCTATGGcaacataaaaataaaacaaataatgaacagATATGCAAGCAGGATGTCCACTGGTTGAGAGTAAAATTACATGCcacttttatcttttttctagTGTGGGTTGATGTTGATGATTTTGACATTATAGCGACAAACATTCAGATGCTGTGATAGGTTGAGTGATGTGTTTACATGCATAGACACATAACTGGAATGTGAATACACTTTTACCCATTTAGGATAGTACTctatgcaaatattttgtgatgtcCATAATTACATGATCACATTCCCTTGACCcgctgaagactagtcccaaatATACTCGGGAaggtgtctttgggaaatgcgtgttattgCAAAATCAGCCAGTCCTCAGTGTGTTAAAGAAACAGATAATAGTCTGGAATTGTACTGGTAGTTTCTCAAAAGTACACTGAAGCTGAAATAGAGAACAGACTTTTCCCCAATGGTCTCAGCCCATGAGTGCTCCTACATTTAGAAAGTTTATGTGGATTTGTGGAAAATGCAGTTGTACATCCAGTACAGTGCTCCCTCCTGTTagaatttgttaatgaaattttcattttaaatctcagatatttttttttctatcatttctTCATGCTTTCCAGAAATCCAGCCAAAGATGGCGCCCTGCACAACGAGGGTCCGGGGGCGCCTTGCCGTCGGCCGTCATGTCAGACCTGCAGAACCGAGAGATCACGGATGAGGACTATGACACCTTGCTCCAGCTTGACAGGTGAGGGCAGCAACACTGTGTCCATTCCATCTCCTCCTTTTCTTTGTGCTGctttttaaccctttctgtctcAGGGACTTCAGACAGTGTATACAATACTATGGGGTTTCCTGTGCCAGTTGGCACTCACAGCACACAAAGTGTTAGAAAGAAATTCCACGTCATTCCCAATTTGACCTTTATGAATAGTGTGCaatgcaaacaaacagaatgatgAAAGTTTCAGTAAAGTTGGACCAAAGATATCAGTTACAAAATATGAGGGTTTAGCATGTGGTAGCAATATTATGATTTAGTGGCAGCCACATCATGTTAATTAGATGAGATAATGATGTCATGGCCTTAATAAGCCTCACATTACTGTCAAACCAGAAACACTTATAGggtgaaacttttgtgaatagGAGCTGACGGCATTTTTGTGCCATGAAACTTTTTCAACTTGGCGACTGGCATTCGATACATTATGtatagacaaaaacttttgtgCGCATTCTATTTTCGTGAAACTTGGCTACTTGTAAAATTTGCGGAAATTTCCTTCATGCGAAAATTTTTGGTGTTACAGTATATGCCAGTTACCATGAAACCTGAAAGTTACTGTTATTGATATCCTCAAATTTTGATTTGCTGTTAATTCAAATCCTCCAGCCAAGCAGCCAACCAGGTGGGTACGGTGCCGGAGCACATCGTCAAGTCATTCCCTGTGGAGACGGTCAGAGATGGAAGTGGGCTCCTCTCGTTGGGCACTCAGTGTCGGGTGTGTCTTCGCTCCTACACCGTCGGTCAGCTGGTCAGGAAGTTGCCCTGCAGACACAAGGTAGCACTCTCATAGAGGTCAAAGAAAATGACGATGGGATTGTTTTGTTGCACTTGACCGTTTTGTGGGCAAAGCTGCCCTTTAATTATTGCTCATAGACGTAATTGATGTGAGCAAATCCCAGATTTTTAGTAATGTGGATGACAGCTAATCTCACTTAATGGACTTCATTctcacagagactccaaccccaagcaccttctgatctggagattctcccgcccgaaacccctagcaaacgggagactccaagttgatgtgtgcgaagcacGTGtatagggttctagatgttctctggtgctatctaaggcttatttttttcaacatacgatagcaataagtaagaaatgctttccaccgggagacacagagccagggcgggagaaatcaaatctccagcgggagaacgggagattttgcaaaaatgggttttcggcgggagatctcccgtcgaaaacgggagagttggagtctctgttctCATGTCTGTTGCAGAAAGTAAATAGTGAGGCTAATGGGTAGTACACAGTCCATGCATCAATTTTGTGCTACTGATTGGATACACAGATGTACCATATACGTAGAAATTTTGTGCTAGgttgggtaagatgaatttcaggTCATtcattgcttttgaatgttATTAAGAATATTGTTTTAATTGAGCAGTTTTTGACAAGATCCAGTAAATGGAATGTCACCACACATACAAACTTGAGTTGAATCAAAAGTGTACATATCTGCAAGATCCTGCAAATATGTTACACATCATAAGTTTATATCTGATTTCCCCCTTTACCTGTAACAAATCAGTTCCATGCAAGCTGCATAGACCAGTGGCTGCTCCACGAACACCCGACCTGCCCCGTGGACGGGACAGTCGTATGGAACCCTGTCACGGGAGCTGTGAATGGACACCGACCGGCCAAAAAGAAGCCGAAGACTCAGAACGATCGTCAGGGCGGGCCCGGCGAGTCCCAGCCAGTTCTGGAGATACCGGGGTTGGGCGTGGTGAAGCTGGCCGGGAGAGATCAGGGGAGCAGGAGAGCTCGACCGGGGACATTGGGAGGGGGTCACCTAGCAGACAGGGGTCCTGATGCCACTGGGGAGGCCATGGGCTTGGGGGCAGGCTTCCAGCTGACAGGGTCTGGCATCTTATCTAGAGCCATCTCACATCCAAGGTACGTAGAGGAAACATCTTCATCCATATTGTCCAATGATTTTTAGCTCAAATTAAATAGAGTAAAACAGAGTGTGCATCAATATAGGGTCCCAATGTAGACTAATGGGTATTGATATaagatttgatatgatttgtgtGCTGCATGTCCTTCCAACTGTAGTGAATCAgcattttcaatatttcagtGTTAATTGCAATGCACTTTAAATTGGAATCATATCTGGAACTGCTCATTTCAACAAAGGAATTTGAGGGATTACACTTAATAAATCATTGTTAAATCAGAAAGGATATCTGTGAACACAAATGAGGACTACCAGGAACTTTGCCATAGAAAACAGTTTACATGCTGTTTCTTGCCATACATctcaaatatgatttttggaGTAAATGATGAGATAAAAATGAGATGGCAAATGTATTTGGACTGCAATTATTTCATCTTATCGATCATATCATATACTCTGTATGGTTCATTTAAAATTTACCAGTCCCAGCCAACAAAGACGAGGTGGAAACTCTCAGGGTTCTTCAAGGAGAGACGAGAGAAGACGACAAAGTGGGATGTCCGTTGAACCATCAAGCATCCCAAATCTTGGCTCGAATCGGAGAGTGCCTCCACATGAAGATCTCATCAACCACATCGCGAATGCAAATGCAGTGGACTACAACGTATCAGAAATGGAGAATGTATCGAATAGAGGGGCGCTGGACCGCCTGCAAATTGGCAATGCCAGTGAGAGCACCAGTCACAAGCCGCCGTCAGGCAGCGGTGGGAGTATGATTGGGCATAGACCCCCCGTACCCCCAACCGCCACAGAGAGAACTAGAACTCATGTCGCTTCCATTCCCCTTCCCCGCGAGGAGGCTATGACCCCCATCGGACTGCACCATCACAGCAGCAGCAGTGCACCCAGCGGTCTGTCGGGTCGGAACGCTCCATCGGAGAATGGGGGTGCTTCTCCCAGCAGCGTGAGGGAGAGGGGCAGAGTGGCCAGGAGACCAGCTGCGGGTGGTAGGCGGACACGGAGCTCCAGCACTGGTAGAGCTCGGTCTGGGTCCAGAGACAGACTCCAGCAGGGCTCAGCAGGGAGCAAACTAGAGGTAAGGCTCTGAGCTGATGATGCTGGTATTCTCGGCTCTCTCCTTCATGTTGGTTTGTCTCAGTCATTGGGGGAAGTATTGTACAGTACAAAGTCTTCACTCAAGTCATACTCTTGAAGATCCATTTGAACAAGGAAGTACATCCAACCTCTATTTGAGAAGCCTCACATCATCATGTGTGCTTTTCTGATTGTTTTATAATCATGAAATATGTTACGTGGTCACTGTATActtttttaacattgattaccaTTCATAGCAAGCCACTTTATGGAGGGAATTTGGGAGTTTGCAAAAACACCTGATTAGAAAATTGATATAAAATGAGCTTTCAGTTGCATGTCACTTGGTGATGTTCTGCAACTGATTAGCTGCAAGAACTCAAAGGAACACAGATAATGTCTTCCAGTAGCTTCTCTTATCTTTAATACTTCATATTTTTAAAGCTGTAGGAGGTTTTCAAACAGCTAATACCTTCCTAGGGAGACTCGCAAGCAAGATAATGTCGAAAATTATTATGCACAACTAAATGTGTACGTCATTAGAGGTGAAGACTCCCAATATTTCTTGCTGATTTCAAGATATTAAATTCAGTGCATTTATAGTTGAATAAATCTATGGTCACAATTTGACTCCTACTTTTGTCCTAAAATGTTGAGTGTCATCTCCCCTCCCTATGTCAGGCCTTGGAAACACTCTTCCTTGGTTCTCCTAGTGGTCAGCTTCTTGGCACCAGCAAGCCTCCTAGCAGCCAGCTGTCATCGTCCACCACCTCTGGCCATCacccaaggtcaaaggttaaaaccaGACCATCTCGAACCCCTCCAACGACAAGCGCAGACTCGGAGTCGGCGGCAATGGCAGATCTAGCTCTGGCGGGAAATGCCCTCTATAGCCTGCATTTATCAGGTCTTGGTGATGATGAGTTTAGGTAGTCTGCCGTCTTCCAGACCCTTTGCTGCCAACCCATACCATCAGGCGCTTGCATGCCTATGAACACAGGCAGCCGTCCCCAAGTCAGAGTTGTGCAAATCGAGAACCCTTATCATTTGGCAATCCTTACACAATCTAAATGTGTCAtctcttatttttcatctcttttttttttctggaaaagagaaatatatcaatttgtgcaaaagtgtaatcTTTGTGTGAGTAGTAACTCTTGGATTGGAAGCTACTTACAGTATCTCACAATGTTTAACATGACTTGTTAAGTATGAACCAGATATGAACCGCGAAGCTGAAGGTGACAGAAATATCGAAATTAGTCAGGAGTCCTGTGACTTTTTGGCCTTACTTCTGCAGAGTTGTGCAAACGAAGATCAATACGCTGTACCTTTGTTTTCATCGCAAGTGTAGTCCCCGATCCTGTATTTCatgttgtaatacattgtaccacTATAGGAATAACTGGAAGTGCTCCTTGGCAAGGCACATTGGTGATGAAGATTTCCTTCCCATCATCCCTTCTCGTGGTCATAGGAAGGTTAAAACATTGAGACCTTACATCAGCTTAAATGGCTGGGTTTATGCAAGattggtgagaaaaaaaaaagtactgtgACGTTCATTCCcaaaagacacaaaaagtaTTGAAAATCTGATATCCGTCCAATTTTGCTGCAATTGAAAAATTTGTACAGGAGTTTTGATTGatttcataagttttgtgtAAATTGAAAGGGTTTTTACCTGCATTAAAATGTTTACAAGACAACCAAAGCTGACACCATGTGCTCTATTGCCTCCATTTTGTAGATGGTATTACCTTGAATCATACATGGTGTGTGTTTTACATGCAAAAAGCATGTCATGGACTGGAGCATGTGTATAAATCTGTGGCACAGCTGGTTCCCATGGATAACAGGCTAGAGTGGTTGATAGAACATTAATCAGGATGTTCACTAAGCACCCGTATTCTTTACCCACTTTCTGAGTCACATATGTTTCACACTTTCTTGAAAGACGTCTTAAACAGTCGTCATGTTAAGGCCACTGCACACTATACAACTTTCGGTCGCACAACTGACAGAtgttggatctgaaataaataaGCGTATTTATTCTGAggctattgtgatttatttcagatccaaagttgGTTAGTCGTGTGACCAAAAGTCGCAGAGTGTGCAGTGGCCTTCAGACACACATTGAGGCTATTATAATTTCTtcaagaaatagaaatattatGATGAAAGTGGAAACAATTTTAGCATGGTTTTTGCTCATGTGACCGAGACTGCTATTGTGAAAATATTCTATTTCTGACATAATACTTAAATGACTCTCAGACATTTATACCAATTACCATCTGATCTTTGCTTACTAGTATTCATCAGATTTTACTCAAGTCTATGCCTTGATTTCACCAATTTCACGCAAgacaactttaaaaaaaaagtaaatatccCTTTCATCTTGATATGCCgtcccgtgtgtgtgtgtgtgtgtggtgtggcATGTTCACGCCCATGTATGCGTGTGCATGTTGTGATATTGCTGACTTTGATATGTCTTTCATGTAAAGACCTCAATAAACATTCCAACTACAATATATATTACTAGATGGCTGTGTGCAGTTTTCATTTTGTACCTTTTGATGTGCAGATTTATGTTTCAGAAATTGTGTACATGTGATAGTGTCATGCCCTAGGCCCTGCTTATAATGGCCTGCCTGGCACTGTGCATGCTGATTTACTGGTAACTGCGTTGAGACCtagaatttgaaaatatgtcgaattttctttacattttattACACTGTTCAGATTTCTAGACTGCTACCTCTTAGATGGCAGAAAACAGCTTGAATAGTATATTTCAACTCTTTTGCAGGTTGCTGATTACTCATCAAAGTCTGCCTTTCTCCTCCTCTCACATCACAACCTTTAGACATCATGCAGCTCATTTTCAAAGCCCAGAATGAATCACCAGACAACCACACAAGAAAATGACCATGATAACGTATCCATGTTGCAGTCAATATCATGCGCTCACAGTGATGCATTGTTTAATATTAAGCATTTCAGAATACACACCAAACCCACCAACTGAGCCTACATCACCACCCTTGGGATACACGCTAACAGCTGCACCTTTCCAAATTATTTGACAATCACTAGTCGCAGTTGGCCAATTATTGTAACTTTACTTATGATGTCTAATTTCATCAGAATCTAACACACCAAGCTTTGAATTAATGAACCGTGAATATGGCAAGACCATGTTTGAAATACACATTCTGTCTTACTGCAAGGCAAAAACATACATCATCTGAACACAAGTAGCTGACCAAATTTGGcttctaaaaaataaaaaaatagcaTCTAATGGCTTGCTCAAGTATGGACAGAAGATAATGTTTGTTGCACTCTCTAACCAGTCTACTATGGCAGGCAAAACACACTAAATCTGttatctttattcattcatttgccatgtttttcttttggcccTAGTCAAAGattttttacaaaaatacacCAAGGTCTTCCATGACCACTTAATCTCTCAATATTGCCAACAGTCAAAAtgaaacacagacagacaggacATGGCATTTACGCAGATAACTACAAAGCAGcatgttgtgtgtttgtgtatccACTGTAAAATGAATCGATCAAGTTATCACAAAGCTATATCGCTTCTTCATCTCTCACAGCTAAAGCAATAATGACTCATATTCCTGTTGACTTTCCGTCAactaaaaaaatgtgtaaaagcAATGCGATCGTTGTCTGTCATCTTTCGGGTTAGtttcttttcacaaatttcaagcCACCACAGACGACAATTTTACCACGAGTATTTGGTTACAAGGCAACAGTATCCTTTAAGGACAGCCCACACAACTGGAAAACATGCATACTATATAACAGCCTATATATTTGTTTCATGCTaagccagggctccacactaacttttatttctggtggcccaaaggcaaacatccgaccttttttggtggcttgatcaggccaccaaattcttcatttctgaaattttggtagccctgggccaccgggccaccgttagtgtggagccctggctaAGCTATTGGTCTCCTGGGGGTACATGAgcaacacatacatgtaccacctATCATAAACCATGGCAgttcaaatacactgtaatataTCTTAATCTACACTTTGCTTCATGGAAACtcattgaaaatttgcattGGAAACtcattgaaaatttgcattAAAGTTCTCAGAAATACACAGCGTACAATATTTTAGATAACACCTTTATGTAACTGCAATTATTTGATTGGTCAACTGAAAATTGCATaaccacattttctttttctcatcacTTCTTGTATTACACATCACTGATTTTAACTACTTAGATGTATTCATACCTTTTATCCCAAAGTAAGGAAAAatacctgtttttttttatctctgtgTATAACATTATTCTGAAGTGGTTGAATTCTGTGTATTAacattttatgataatgatgaaccAAAATTACCTTTCTGTTTCTCCACAAAGATACACTTGACCTGAATATCATTACATGTTACATGagcagaatgtacatgtatgctcaaTATTCCATGAACATCAATCCAAGGAATAAGTTAGTATGTCATAATTGTGGCAGCTGGAAAAAAGTTTCAGTTCCAGAGCCTTACAAAATTGAGCATTTTGGAGAGGTTGACACCAACGTTGCAACTGTAATACATAGTTTTATCATCTGCCTCCTCAGGTTAAGTCATGTCCCACTCTTCTTACAAGACAATTATGTTTCTGCATATTGGGTATGCATGTAGTTCTAGACCGTACATAGTATAAAGCAATACTTTTCTTCTCTTGAATGATCAAATTGCTAATAATCCTAAATTAaacatttgccccccccccaaaaaaaaaaaaaagaaatatttctgagtCTTCAAATCATAGACTACTCAGGTAGACATAAATGAACACTCTCATGAGAAACATGGCCTACTGTTGCATCAATCATTGGAGGTTAATAGTGCTCCCACATCAACATGTACACCCAAACATCTACCCTGTACAATACATTTGTGACCCATGgaatgtgaaaattttcacatattaTATCTCCTAAACATGCAAACTGATGTATATGAAGTATAGTGTAGAGACTAAATTTCTGAAAGCACAGGCAATTTCAATGCAAGTTCTGTATTGTTGTGTTTGCAAATGGGCtggaaaattcaacatttccTAACTACACATAGGCAAAACCTATCAGCTGCCATtagatttacacttttgatatCTTGTCAGACTGTCAAAGAAATGAAACTGGCCATGGGGTACAGTCTATTCATTTTTGTGCTAAAATGCCTAAATTCTTGCACACATACTTATTTTTGTCCATGAAATGAGAATTTCCTGCATCTATAGCAGCAGTCACAATCATCTGAATCACAGTTACTGCATCATAGCTTCTCCCAATCCTCCCCATTGCTGCTGTCGGACCTCTCCACATCAGGACTGCTGGTGGCGCTCTCCGGGTAGAGCCTGGAGTAGCGGCCAAGGGCCCAGATGGGGAAGACGTTTCGGTAGCTGGTGTAGCTGATGGCGCAGCTCTTGTTGAACACGCCCATGATAGATTCCTTAGATGAAGcgaaagaaaaattaaacagTGCAACCATTATTTATCAACACAAAACATCAACATACATCTTGTCTGGAATTTTTAAAGGTAGTTTGACTTGAGCCCATGGCTTACAAAACTTTGACTGCATACATGTTTGTGACACACCTTGCCAGCCAAGAGATATCAAATAATGAATGCATATTGACACATGATCTCTTACAGCGAGCATTACTcaaaagcaagatattttcacagtatgaaattttcacaaattggtgCCGACtgcctttttcacagcatgacatttttcgcgaattgcctctGCCATTTAATgcacagtgtagacaagaacttttgtgtgcatgttaatttcacgaaacttggcTCAAGCCAAATGCttataatgaaaatgcacacgaacattccttgttCTACAGTATTATCACAGGTAAAAATGCATACAGGACTGTCAACGGTACAGGAAAGTGTAGTCTCCGGTCATTTTTCTGCCACTGAAAGCTTACCTGCGGCCAGTCCCCATTCTCGCACTGCCTGTCCATGATGACCTTGATTCCCCGTTCGATCACCGTGCGGTCAGGGTACCTGAGAGAAGTTATGAGGATGTCCACATTTATACCACCAGTTGTCAATGATTATCAATTCTGGCTTCCATCTCATTCCACAGAGATGGATACCAGACTCTTTATCATCATATGAGATGGATCAGTATCAATTAGTGACAatgatttttacttttcttttttgttaaactgtcaaaattactttaaaggcttgaaaaaaaaaaacaggacctGACATTTCcattcagaaaaataaaaaggttGTACTGGAGTAATGGGCCACTGAAAAATAAGGTAGAAAGGACActgttttttaatctttaatGGAACAAATCCTGCATTATGAGTTAGCTTCATTGAGTGAAATGTGGAGTAATATgggcagaagaagaaaaagaaaaaaaaaaaaacaacccaggTTGAACTCTTGCAGAAACTGCTCAAAGCACATATTTTATCGTGGGAAAATAGCTCTTCTGCCAGCAATATTTTGGGGTTTTCTGCACAGCAAATTTGATTGTGAAGGCACACGATGTTGATAGcagtaaaaagacaaaaattacTACAACAGCAACTCAGGGTTGGGGATATAGATGTGgtttccatggtaacacatACCTGACAGCCATGAGACCTAGCAAGGCCCAGCAGGTGTTGACGATCTGGGAGGTGTCGGCCTGAACGTAACGCCGCTCCTCGCACGAGTCAAACTTCTCCCCCCAGCCACCATCCTCCATCTGCTTGGAGACGAGGAACTCGCAAGCCTTCTTCGCCTCCGGAGTGGCCGTGCTGGTTGAGGAACAgatgcagtgcactcccgttataacaaacatagttataaagaaattctggttacaacaaagtaaaaattcaggctgcaacattatccgctcgatgtatttttattcatttgttaatttgtttggtTATTATGAAATtctgatataacgaaagaaaactgataTTCCTGAGGACTTCGCTGTAGTGGGAGTCTGCTATACAGCACAAGGCAAAAAGATTCTACAGAAAGCCtgacatgtacatacattatatatctcaTTCTTCCATCTATCTTTAATACTAAGCTCCTCACTATCACTGCAGCCCACACGTTTCTCTCATTAATGATGCTCACTGGATAAAGAAAATAAGTCTTAAGAGCACATAATCTTATTTGTGTAGCACTCACTCCAGATCATAGCGCTGTCCCATACATCCAAGGCCTTCCAGCCCAAACCAGGTGGCGTATGTGAAACACACACCCCAGGATCTGTATGAATCAAAAGCAGTggtgaaaacaaagaaaaaaaggctactgtaaaaccagaaaaatTTGCGACATGAAACTGTCACCAATTGGAGCTaattggcctttttttttttgcagctagaagctttcgcgaattgccgaaaatgaagaagaaaattacAAGTACACCAAATGTTGGATTGcgtagaaaaaacaaacaaaccccccccccccccccaaaaaaaaaaaaaaacactttcgtGGGAATTATGTTTTCATGAATCCGGGCTCCTTGCAGAATTCGCATAATTTTCATACCATATAACTATTTTAAAGATACATTCAAAGGTGCAGGCTCCTCAAGATGAGTTAGTATTTGAATGCTGAATGTCTGGTGAAAAAATGTGAGTCTTGAGTAAAACTTTGAAGTgctcaaaattgtcaatttcaCCGAGAAATAATGGGAGGCAGTTCCATAGGTGAAGAGCAACAGAGGAAAGTGCTCGGTGTTCATATCCCTTGTGATGTGTAATGGGCATCTGGAGAGTGGAAGGCCAGATGAATGAAGGCTAGGGTGAAGCTGAAACCGCTCAATTAGGGAAGACGGGTATCCTAGGGCCTGACCATGAATGGAAAAGGATGCAGTAATTGTTgatatccacacacacatacacacaagtaaGTGTACATCACCTATGCGCCATCACACTCACCCTTCCCATGATCCATCTTCCTTCTGAATTCCTTTGATGTAGTCCAAACCCTGATCCACTACTgacctgggaaaaaaaaaggagagagagaaagaaataaattgCTAAACGGGAAATGAACTTCTAGCAGTTGAAGTCAATATAGAGcgaaagagaaagggaaattcagacagacagagagaaggagatgaagaagagaagaaaagccTCCtctttatatatctatatagtAAATAGGTAGAGTGAAATTTGCATTGTGATTGGCTGGATAGCACCATGTGATTGTGGGAAAATTCCGGTACAGTGGCACGACTGTGCCACTATACCGAACGCTTACAGCGCGTGCCTACGCTTTATGTATGCAGAGATTCGCGCAGGTAGGGACGTAGTAGGACAAGGCCAAGCATTTCAACGTACGCGCATGTAGAGCACTGGACGCAGAATGTAGGAGTTTATACGCGAGTCTGCTCTGTGATGTACAATAGGCATACGCGGCTGTACCAGCGT
Coding sequences within:
- the LOC140243325 gene encoding E3 ubiquitin-protein ligase ZSWIM2-like, encoding MAIRSVPWQRTVSDAVSWHQDEAQSATIYILRETGPTGFLLKEEGESKKIKVFLGDPHKCTCSVFLREKELCKHICWVLLKKFRVDRHNPLSFQKGLVEREINEVLRGLAKREDPRRRAAAERIARTAARQGNAYQHSDGREILEQREITEEDVCPICQDELLGNREPVTYCRFGCAKSIHIKCMKVWADHQKSTGETVLKCPLCREDFGQIDILEAEYRNASLQKTRAERADIHMGIACDACNQSPISGKCYKCTTCPDYHLCQNCFSGNAHMQHPFQFRQKSSQRWRPAQRGSGGALPSAVMSDLQNREITDEDYDTLLQLDSQAANQVGTVPEHIVKSFPVETVRDGSGLLSLGTQCRVCLRSYTVGQLVRKLPCRHKFHASCIDQWLLHEHPTCPVDGTVVWNPVTGAVNGHRPAKKKPKTQNDRQGGPGESQPVLEIPGLGVVKLAGRDQGSRRARPGTLGGGHLADRGPDATGEAMGLGAGFQLTGSGILSRAISHPSPSQQRRGGNSQGSSRRDERRRQSGMSVEPSSIPNLGSNRRVPPHEDLINHIANANAVDYNVSEMENVSNRGALDRLQIGNASESTSHKPPSGSGGSMIGHRPPVPPTATERTRTHVASIPLPREEAMTPIGLHHHSSSSAPSGLSGRNAPSENGGASPSSVRERGRVARRPAAGGRRTRSSSTGRARSGSRDRLQQGSAGSKLEALETLFLGSPSGQLLGTSKPPSSQLSSSTTSGHHPRSKVKTRPSRTPPTTSADSESAAMADLALAGNALYSLHLSGLGDDEFR